The genomic region TTGAAAACGATTTGTTGAACATTACCGTTTTCGTGTTTGATTTCAGCAATTTCTTTTTCAATTATCGGAATGTTATGCTTATTGATTTTGTCGGTTTGCTCTTGTGTCAAAGTAGGTTTTCCGTTTGTGAAAATGGTTAAATCTTTTGTCCAATTACGAATGAGTTGAGCGTAATGCAATGCAAAATTTCCGTTGGCTAAAATACCTGTTTTTTCGTGTTTTACTTCGTAACCGTGGCAATATGGACAATGAATTACCGAAATGCCCCAACATTCCGAAAATCCTTTGATGTCGGGCATTATGTCTTTTACGCCTGTTGCAAAAACGAGTTTTTTTGTTTCAAAAGTTTTGCCTGTTTTAGTGGTAATTTCAAAACCGTTTTCGTTTTTTTGTCCACTAACAGCAAGGTCGTTCAGGAATTTTACTGTGTCGTATTTCAAAACCTGTTTCTTAGATTTTTCAGCAATTACATTTGGTTTTTCTCCGTCTTGCGTAATGAAGTTGTGCGAATGTGGCGTTTGTCTGTTGCAAGGCAAACCGCTGTCAATGATTAGCACATTCCGCAAAGCTCGCCCCAAAGCCATTGCTGATGAAAGTCCTGCGTAACTGCCACCAATGATAATTACGTCAAAATTTTTATTGTCTGTCATACGATTGAATTTTGTAAATGCTGTTAATGGAAAAGGCAACGCCAATGCGGTTAAAGCAAGTCCGCTTTGTTTTATGATTTCCCGTCTTGTCATCATCTTTTTTGGGACAAAGATAGGAAAGTTTTTATTATTGCGACAGAATCGCAATAGTTTAATGCGAATTATTTGCATTAAATTTGCCGAAGAAAAACAGTAGAGATGAAACGCAGAAACACACCGTCAAAAGAAGCCGTTTTGGACTTATTGATAAGTTCAGGAAAAGCAATGAGCCGTGATGCAATTGAACAAAAAATAGGTGTAGAAATTGACAGAGCCACGATTTACAGAGTGTTAAACCGCTTTTGTGAAGATGGATTGGTACATAAAATTGTTGCTGAAGACGGAAAACAATATTTTGCTGTTTGTATGAAATGTGATGAGAAAAAATTAGCTGATAATCATTTTCATTTTCGCTGTACGAGTTGTCAAACCATGGAATGTTTACCCGAAGCTGTTCATTTTTCCGTTCCCAATGGTTACAATGTCGAAAGTGTGAATTGTGTACTTACGGGAATTTGTCCGCAGTGTTCGTAAATCGTTTTTTTTTCAGCCGAAAGTTTGATGTCTGCACGGTC from Melioribacteraceae bacterium harbors:
- a CDS encoding transcriptional repressor, whose amino-acid sequence is MKRRNTPSKEAVLDLLISSGKAMSRDAIEQKIGVEIDRATIYRVLNRFCEDGLVHKIVAEDGKQYFAVCMKCDEKKLADNHFHFRCTSCQTMECLPEAVHFSVPNGYNVESVNCVLTGICPQCS
- a CDS encoding NAD(P)/FAD-dependent oxidoreductase produces the protein MMTRREIIKQSGLALTALALPFPLTAFTKFNRMTDNKNFDVIIIGGSYAGLSSAMALGRALRNVLIIDSGLPCNRQTPHSHNFITQDGEKPNVIAEKSKKQVLKYDTVKFLNDLAVSGQKNENGFEITTKTGKTFETKKLVFATGVKDIMPDIKGFSECWGISVIHCPYCHGYEVKHEKTGILANGNFALHYAQLIRNWTKDLTIFTNGKPTLTQEQTDKINKHNIPIIEKEIAEIKHENGNVQQIVFKDHSTFDLKAIYSRPNFEQHCKIPETLGCELTEQGLLKVDMFQKTTVTNIFACGDNASLLRSVANAVATGNMVGAIVNNTMTEEEF